ACCTTTAATATAAGGTGTTCCAATTGCTTTTGGTGCATCTGCGCGCCCGATAAATCCTGCAAGCGCAAGAATGGTCAGTGCGTAAGGTGCAGCAAGAAGGACCCAGTTAGGGACATCGGCAAGAAGCGGGAAGCTTGAACCAATAATCGCAAGACTCTGAGCTAGCCCGAAGAACATCGCTGCTCCCATTGCACCAAGTGGATGCCATTTACCGAAGATAACAGCTGCTAAGGCGATGAATCCCTGACCGGTAATCGTACCGGCGCTGAATATTTGTGAAATCGTCAGTGCATATACACCACCACCAAGGCCACCAAGAACCCCTGAAATGACAACGGCTGTATATCTCATTTTGTAAACGTTAATCCCCATCGTATCAGCTGCAAGCGGATGCTCACCTACTGAACGCAGACGCAGTCCAAACGGTGTTTTAAAAATGATATACCAGGCTATAATCGCCACGAAAATCGCCACATATGACGTAATATAGTTATCAAAGAAAATAGGCCCGATCACCGGGATATCATATAATAAAGGAATATTGGTATAGCGGATTGGTTCCGGAATCTGTGGTGTCTGCCCGGCACCATACCAGTCTTTTACTAAATAAACACCTAGACCTAATGCTAAAAAGTTAATTGCTACACCACTTACGACGTGGTCTGCTCTGAATGAGATCGAAGCAACGGCATGAATGAGTGAAAAGACTCCCCCGACAGCCATCGCGACAAGCAGTGAAATCCACGGTGTTGCGTCACCTAATGAGCCTGCAAATGTAATGTTAAAGACAACGGCTGAAAAAGCACCAATCACCATTAACCCTTCCAACCCGATATTAACAACTCCGGAACGTTCTGAGAACACTCCGCCAAGCGCTGTAAAAATTAACGGGGCAGATGCAAGCAGCATTGATTGAACGAGAATATCAAGTGCTGTTAAG
The nucleotide sequence above comes from Jeotgalibacillus aurantiacus. Encoded proteins:
- a CDS encoding ABC transporter permease, whose amino-acid sequence is MSFLTALDILVQSMLLASAPLIFTALGGVFSERSGVVNIGLEGLMVIGAFSAVVFNITFAGSLGDATPWISLLVAMAVGGVFSLIHAVASISFRADHVVSGVAINFLALGLGVYLVKDWYGAGQTPQIPEPIRYTNIPLLYDIPVIGPIFFDNYITSYVAIFVAIIAWYIIFKTPFGLRLRSVGEHPLAADTMGINVYKMRYTAVVISGVLGGLGGGVYALTISQIFSAGTITGQGFIALAAVIFGKWHPLGAMGAAMFFGLAQSLAIIGSSFPLLADVPNWVLLAAPYALTILALAGFIGRADAPKAIGTPYIKGKR